DNA from Sorangium aterium:
GGCTCGGTCTGACCAGGCCGCAGCAGAAGCCGGCGGAGATCAAGCCGGCAGAGGCGAAGCCGGTCGAGGCCTCGCCGGCGGGCGCGAAGACCTCGGCGCGCGCTGCCGTCGAGAAGGCCCAGCCCGCGGCGGGCGGGAACAGCCGCCAGCGGCTCGCCGAGCTCGCGGCGGAGATGCGCGCTCAGCGCACCAAGACCGGCGACGCGGCGAAGGCCGCGGCCGGGCCTCCGGACGTATTGGCAGACGTCGCGCCCGAGCCTCCGCCCGCTCCGAAGCGACCGCCGCCCCCGGTTCCCGTCAAGCCTTCTCCCGGCCCTCCGGCCGAAGCTCCAGCGGTCGCTGAGGCGAAGGGCGCGGGAGCGAGGCGGCAGGAGCGCGTGCACTCGGAGCGCCCGCCGTCGGCCCGGCGCCGTCGCTCCACCGCGCCGCCTGCCGCGGAGGCCGGCGCGGCGAGCGGCGCTCGGAGCCCGGCGCCGCGGACGCCGTCGCGCCCCCCGGAGGCCGCGCGCGCCGGCCTCGACACCGCGGTGCGCGCGCGACCCGGGCCGCCCCCGCAGCGATCTGCTGCGCGCGACGACGAGCTCCCGGAGCAGCGGCTGCGTCAGATCTACGCGAAGTACGTCGAGACGAAGCGCGCCGCGCGTGAGTCGACGGCCGGCGTCACCTACGAGCGCCTGGCCGAGAGCCTCCGCGCGCAGGCCGCGAAGCTGCGTGCGACGAACCCGGCCAAGTCCGTCGACTACGATGTCGTCGTCAAGGACGGCAAGACCCTGCTGAAGCCGATCCTCAAGTAGCCGGAGATCGGCTGGCGGCAGGGCGGACGCGACATCCCAAGGCAGGGATCGGCGCGCGAGCAGCGTTCGGGGCGGCGAGCGCCAAGAGCATGAGCTCTCCGAGCCAAGCTCGGTTAGAGCGGCGTGCAGTTTCGTGCGCTACGGGCTCATCCGCGTCGTTCGGCTCGCTGCGGCGTACTTTCGTACGCCTCACTCGCCTGCCTAGCGGCTGAGCCCGTATCTCACGACGCTGCGCCCCGCTCTAGCCGAGACGCTCCTGAGGGCGCTCGCCGCGTCAGACGGCTGGGCTGGGCGGATGAGGATGTTCCGGCGGATCAGTGATGTGCGACGCGGCGCCAAAGCTGCGGCAGCCGCTGGACCCGCGCAGGTACTCCGGTGTCGTCCTCGACGAAGAGGATCGCACACGCCGTGCGGTCGGCCTCGCGCATCCTCGCGCATAAGTCGGCCAGGTCATCGTCGGCGTCCACAACGTCGGCTTCGGCCGGCTGGGAACC
Protein-coding regions in this window:
- a CDS encoding MXAN_5187 C-terminal domain-containing protein; protein product: MESGEVERELEELETRIERLRALYEQYFMGIERLEPLIPRKDVERRIWVMRREQIRNTGLRFKFQMLIQRYNTFQQYWGRVSREIENGTYRRDVIRAAKRVGAKEALTVVGRKRAERYAELAEQQETAREPVHRADDGGDHDEIDVDDEAVTLAPPPLPAALLAGKRSLAALAAEEVAPRAAVAPLTAPEAASAAPASSPGRPALAPPAMPQAAAAVKPAPLGGLPRGLGLTRPQQKPAEIKPAEAKPVEASPAGAKTSARAAVEKAQPAAGGNSRQRLAELAAEMRAQRTKTGDAAKAAAGPPDVLADVAPEPPPAPKRPPPPVPVKPSPGPPAEAPAVAEAKGAGARRQERVHSERPPSARRRRSTAPPAAEAGAASGARSPAPRTPSRPPEAARAGLDTAVRARPGPPPQRSAARDDELPEQRLRQIYAKYVETKRAARESTAGVTYERLAESLRAQAAKLRATNPAKSVDYDVVVKDGKTLLKPILK